Within Cnuibacter physcomitrellae, the genomic segment GCAGCGGACGCTCGGCGTCCGGTGCGGAGCTCGATGGCTCGCTGCTCGGCGATTCTCGGAAGTCGGTCACACGGTATCTTTCTATTTCTTCGGCGGTGGGTCGTCGTCGTTCCGGGCAGCATCCACCTTAGCGCCGCGCCTGCGGATGGAATCGCGCCAGGCCGAACACACCCAGGATGGCGACCAGCCCGAACACGACGAACGCGATCATGGCCCAGATCGGCGCCTGAGACGCCTCGCCGAGCACGATGATGCCGATGCCCACGGCGACGAGGGGGTCGACGACGGTGAGGCCGGCGATGACGAGATCGGGCGGACCGGAGGCGTAGGCGTTCTGCACGAAGTACCCGCCGAGGCCTCCGGCGGCCAGGAGCCCGAGGACGCACAGGATGGTGAGCCAGCCGAAGTCGCCCTGGGTCACGCGGCTGATCACGACCTTGGCGAGGGTCGCGACGAAGCCGTAGAGGACCCCGGCGCCGATGATGTAGGCGATCGCCTTGAAGCGCTTCCCCGCCAGCGCGAACAGGGCCCCCATGATGGCGAGCACCACCGCCAGGATGATGAGGATGATGACCAGGTCGCGCGTGGTGACGGGCTTGTCGCGCGCGGTGAACGCCGCCACGAGCACGAACGCCCCCACGCCGCCCACGCAGAGCACGATCGACACGACGGAGGCGCGGTTGAGCTTCACCTTGCTCAGCCGGGAGTTGAGGATGCTCGTGATCACGAGCGCGACCGCGCCGAGCGGCTGGACGACGATGATCGGCGAGAAACCGAGGCTCGTCAGCTGGAGCACGATCGCGAGGCCGAGCATCAGCGACCCGATCACCCAGGACGGCCGTCCGAGCAGGGCGAGGATCTGCCGCATGCTCAGACCCTTGACCGCCTCGTGGGTCCTGGCCTCGACCTTGGCGACCCCGCGGTGCTGGAACTGAGCGCCGAGGCTCAGGAAGACGGCGCCCACGAGGGCGAGCGGGATGCCGATGAACTGCTTCGGATCGAGAGCGATCTGATCGGTGAGATCGCTCAGTTCGGGAGGCACCAGACGACGATACCCCGTGGCACCGCTGGATAGAGTGAGCGAATGGCCGTTCTCCCGATCCGGATCATGGGCGAGCCCGTGCTCCACTCCCCCGCCGCCCCCGTCGAGACGATCGACGACGACCTCCGCAGGCTCGTCGCCGACATGTTCGAGACCATGGACGCAGCTCCCGGAGTCGGGCTCGCGGGCCCCCAGGTGGGCGTACCGCTCCGCCTCTTCGTGTACAGCTGGACGGACGAGGCCGACGAGCTCCATCGCGGGGTGGCCATCAACCCGGAGCTGTTCATCACGCCGGCCTCTCCCGACCCCGCGGATCCCGACGACGAGTCCGAGGGGTGCCTGTCCTTCCCGGGTGAGCGCTACCCGCTGGCCCGGGGCGCGAGGGCGATCCTCCGAGCGACGGATCTCGACGGGACGCGGTACCAGATCGAGTGCTCGGGGTGGCTGGCCCGCATCTTCCAGCACGAGTACGACCACCTCGACGGCGTCCTCTACATCGACCGCCTCGACCACGAGTACGCCAAGCCCGTCGCGAAGACCGCGAAGAAGAACGGATGGGGTGTGCCCGGCCACAGCTGGCTGCCGGGCCGCGACCACCTCGAGGACTGACCCTCAGCGCCCCGCGCGTGCCGGCGTCTCCGCGGTCACGCCATCCCCGCCAGCGCTCGCAGGAGCGCTGCGACGACCGCCGCCGCGATCACCACGAGGACGAACGGGACCTTCAGGGCGTACAGCACGGCGGCCACGCCCACGGCCGGCAGCCGCGCATCCACCTGGAGGGCCTGCCCCTGCCCGACCGTCTGGACCACGATGAGCGCCGCCAGCAGAGCCACGGTGAGCAGGCTCGCGACCCGAGCGACCCGGGGATGCTCGAAGGCGCGCGCCGGCACCACGTAGCCGACGGCCTTGAGCGCGAAGCAGGCCAGCGACGCGACGATAACGATCTGCCAGGTGGTCACGGCGCGGCCTCCTCACGGGGTCGCGAGGCGAAGAGGTTGAGACCGCCGACCAGCACCGCGACCGCCCCCGCGATGAGCACGGGGAGACCCGGCGGGAGAGCCGGGATGAGGGCCGTCGCCACGACCGCGGCGCCCACGGCGACGGCCAGGGCCTGACGCTCCCGCAGGCGGGGCCACAGCAGCCCCAGGAACGCGGCCGCGGCCGCGGCGTCCAGTCCGTAGGAGCGGACGTCTCCCAGCAGATCGCCGACCAGAGCGCCGATCAGGGTCGTGATGTTCCATCCGACGTAGATGGCCAGGCCCGTCGCCCAGAAGCCGATCCGCTGCCCGCGGAGGGTCGATCGAGCGGTGGCCACCGCGGTCGACTCGTCGATCGTCAGGTGCGCCGCCGCAGCCCTCCGCGCAAGGCCCGGACCGACCACCGGCGACATCCGGACCGCGTAGAACGCGTTGCGGACGCCGAGCAGCGTCGCGCCCGTGATCGCGGAGACACCGGCAGCGGCGCCGCCCGAGGCGAGCACGCCGATGAGGGCGAACTGCGAGCCGCCCGTGAACATCACGAGGCTGAGGAAGCAGGTCTGCCAGACGTCGAGCCCCGAGGCCGTCGCCAGCGCTCCGAACGACACCCCGTACGCCGCCGTGGCGAGTCCGACGGCGAGAGCCGACCGCAGCGCCGCGCGTTCGTCGGGCGTGCGTTCGGACATGGTCCCACCACTGTACGCAACCCCTGGAACGTCCAGGGTCGGAGGCGTAGCCTGTGGCCATCGCGGAAGGAAGTGCAATGACGCATGCGTACACGCGGGTGATCCACTACGGAGGCCGGGTCTACCTCGCGACCGAGACGATGAGCGACATCTTCAGCGCCCACGCGCACGACACGATCGAGCGCGGCGACACCGAGCTCGTCCCCCTGCTGCACGAGGGCGGTGTGGAGATGCTCCTGATCACTCCGGCGACCAGGTTCGCGGTCACCGAGATCGAGGTGGGCCTGAAGAGCCCGCCCGTGATCGCACCGGCGACTCCTCTCGAGCAGGACCGCCGGGTCGCGGGCTGACCGCCCGTCCCGATCGCCCAGGACGACGAAGGCCCCGCGGGATTCCGCGGGGCCTTCGTCGTGTCGCTCCCCG encodes:
- a CDS encoding DMT family transporter, with translation MPPELSDLTDQIALDPKQFIGIPLALVGAVFLSLGAQFQHRGVAKVEARTHEAVKGLSMRQILALLGRPSWVIGSLMLGLAIVLQLTSLGFSPIIVVQPLGAVALVITSILNSRLSKVKLNRASVVSIVLCVGGVGAFVLVAAFTARDKPVTTRDLVIILIILAVVLAIMGALFALAGKRFKAIAYIIGAGVLYGFVATLAKVVISRVTQGDFGWLTILCVLGLLAAGGLGGYFVQNAYASGPPDLVIAGLTVVDPLVAVGIGIIVLGEASQAPIWAMIAFVVFGLVAILGVFGLARFHPQARR
- the def gene encoding peptide deformylase, whose product is MAVLPIRIMGEPVLHSPAAPVETIDDDLRRLVADMFETMDAAPGVGLAGPQVGVPLRLFVYSWTDEADELHRGVAINPELFITPASPDPADPDDESEGCLSFPGERYPLARGARAILRATDLDGTRYQIECSGWLARIFQHEYDHLDGVLYIDRLDHEYAKPVAKTAKKNGWGVPGHSWLPGRDHLED
- a CDS encoding AzlD domain-containing protein — protein: MTTWQIVIVASLACFALKAVGYVVPARAFEHPRVARVASLLTVALLAALIVVQTVGQGQALQVDARLPAVGVAAVLYALKVPFVLVVIAAAVVAALLRALAGMA
- a CDS encoding AzlC family ABC transporter permease; translation: MSERTPDERAALRSALAVGLATAAYGVSFGALATASGLDVWQTCFLSLVMFTGGSQFALIGVLASGGAAAGVSAITGATLLGVRNAFYAVRMSPVVGPGLARRAAAAHLTIDESTAVATARSTLRGQRIGFWATGLAIYVGWNITTLIGALVGDLLGDVRSYGLDAAAAAAFLGLLWPRLRERQALAVAVGAAVVATALIPALPPGLPVLIAGAVAVLVGGLNLFASRPREEAAP